From the Paenibacillus sp. R14(2021) genome, the window CGCACTGGAAGCTGTTCTCGTTGAAGCGGCGGTGCTAGGTTAATATCATGACAAAAATTGCGATATTCGGCGTCGGCTTAATCGGCGGCTCGCTCGCGCTTTGTTTCAAAGGCAAGCCCGGGATCACGGTCGTTGGTCATTCCGTACGTGAATCATCCGCAGCCAAATACGTAGAGAGAGGCGTCGTCGATTACGCGACGACGTCTCTTCGCGAGGCGGCCGAAGGCGCGGATTTTATTTTCCTTTGCGTACCCGTCGGGTCGCTTGAGCAATACGTTAATGATTTGAGCCAGTTGGACTTGAAGCCGGGCTGTATCATTACGGATGTAGGCAGCACCAAAGCATCTGTAGCGGCTTCCGCGCGGCAAGCGAGACTGGGGGAAGCCGTGTTCATCGGCGGTCATCCCATGGCGGGTTCGGAGCGATCCGGCGTCGAAGCCGCTTCGCTGTATTTATTCGAGAATGCCTTCTATGTCTTGACGCCCGAAGCAGGAACGCCGCAATCTTATATCGACAAGCTGACGGATCTGCTTGCATACACCAAGGCGCACATCGTGCATGTACGGCCTGACGAGCATGATGAAATCGTTGGCGCAATCAGCCATTTGCCTCATATTATTGCCGTTGCGCTCGTCAATCTTGTTCGCGGCTACAGCGAAAACAATTCTCTGTACGCAGTTCTTGCGGCAGGGGGATTCCGAGACATTACGCGCATTGCGTCAAGCGAGCCGGTCGTGTGGCGGGATATACTTGTGAACAATCGGACCGTACTGCTGCAGCTGCTCTCGGAATGGCAGGCCGGCACGAGCGCATTTATCGATATGCTCCAGAACGAGAACGGAGACGCAATTGAGCAAGCATTCAAGGAATCCGGTCAATTCCGCAGCCAGCTGCCGGAACGCCGCAAAGGCATGATTCATTCCGTTTACGAATGCTACATCGATGTGCCCGACCATCCCGGCATCATTGGCCATGTGGCAACAGAGCTCGGGAACGATACGATCAATTTAAGCAATATCCAAATCATCGAAAGCCGGGAGGACGTTCCGGGCGTGCTGAGGCTCAGCTTCAGAACCCAGGAGGATTTGGATCGCGCCGTTAGAAAATTAGGGGAAATTGGATATTCTGTTCATTTTTAGAAAGCAGCAGCCATTTTGAAAACGCTTATTGACAAAATGAAAACGTATACATATAATAAAAGTACAGTATGGTTTCTCTCCACTCCTATCCAAATCCATCGCAAATTTTTGCGGGGCCGCCTTTATAGGCGGTCTTTTTTTGTTCATTTATGAAACTTTTCATTCCGTAATTTCGTCTACGAAAGTGGCCGCGCCGCATGTCCTGTTTTCTTTGTAAAACTTTTACCCAAATCAGATTTGCGTCATGCTATAATTGCTGTAGTTTTTGTAAAAAAGTGGGATAGACAAAACATGTCGAAAGAAGCAGGAATTTGGTCACATCTCACGAATTATATGATTACCCACAATATGACCATTTTTTTATTATACCCGCGCAACTTTTTCCTCTTGGTTCGGTACAATAAATAACCGATCCGGGAGCACTCCTAAGGCCAAGGAGGGTCGCCCGCGATGACGGATTCCCAGCTTATCCGCGAAATAAAAGATGGCAATATACAGCTGTATTCGGAATTAATGCGGCGCTACCAACGTAAAATCCTAGCCTTTATCTACCACATGTTAAAGAGCGCCAAGCTTGAGCTGCTGGCAGAGGATTTATGCTCGGAAACCTTTTACAAAGCGTACCGCAGCCTGCATTCATTCCGGGAAGTAGATGCTTCCTTCTCAACATGGCTGTACACCATAGCAAGAAATACGGTACTCAGCGAGCTGCGCAAGCAGAAAGCAGGCAATGTATCCTTCGACGAGGTCGGCTTCACACCGATTGCACCGCCGGAAGCTGTTCCAGAACAGCGTCTTCTGCAAAGCGAGCGGATGTCGATGGTTCGCGAAGCGATCAATAGCCTGCCGGAGAAACAGCGTTCCGCACTAATTTTACGCGAATATGACCAGTTGGATTATCAGGAAATTGCTAATATTCTCGGTCAAACCGTAAGCTCAGTGAAGTCGCTCCTTTTCCGGGCCCGCAGCAGCGTGAAAGTGCAGCTAGAACCGTATTTTGGCGAATCGCCCATGCTGGAGGAGTACGAGGGGATGAAGATACGATGAATTGCCAGAATGTGCAGCAAACGTTCGGAGCGTATTGGGATTTAGCAGAGGATGACAGCGAACGTCAAGCCGTTGATGAGCATCTTCAAACCTGTGAGCGATGCAGGGAGGAGTTTCAGATATGGGAAGAAAGCGAGCAGTTGATTCGTTTCTTCTCCGAAGATTCCGTCGAGCTTGGACCGGTTGATCATGTGAATCATGGAGTCATGGACCGCATATACTCGGAACAGTCCTGGTTTATGCCAATCGCCAGCCGAAGATATCACTTCACGAAGTCCTTCCGTCGTAACGTTACGATAATAATGGCATTTTGTCTGGCGATGTTTGTCGTCGGCTTGTTTTATTTACTGACCTCTACGAACGATTCTTCTTCCGTAGAAGTCGCCAAGCTGACAGGACTTATTGAAACAGCCAATGCGGCTAGCGATAATTCCGTCATAAGCGCCGATTTCTATGCCGACGTGCCGGTTGCGAGCATTAGCGATCCTATTGTGCTGAATATTGTGCCTGCCGTTCCACAATACTATGTGGCATTATCTGTACTTGGCATTATTATGACGCTGCTCATCTTGAATTGGTTCTCAAGAACACGCAATTGACGAAGCAGGATACATATCGTAGAGAGACTCCAGTACTTCGCTGGAGATTTTTCGTTGGAAGAGGGTCGTGAGGCGTGCGGATCGGACTTATT encodes:
- a CDS encoding RNA polymerase sigma factor, translated to MTDSQLIREIKDGNIQLYSELMRRYQRKILAFIYHMLKSAKLELLAEDLCSETFYKAYRSLHSFREVDASFSTWLYTIARNTVLSELRKQKAGNVSFDEVGFTPIAPPEAVPEQRLLQSERMSMVREAINSLPEKQRSALILREYDQLDYQEIANILGQTVSSVKSLLFRARSSVKVQLEPYFGESPMLEEYEGMKIR
- a CDS encoding anti-sigma factor: MNCQNVQQTFGAYWDLAEDDSERQAVDEHLQTCERCREEFQIWEESEQLIRFFSEDSVELGPVDHVNHGVMDRIYSEQSWFMPIASRRYHFTKSFRRNVTIIMAFCLAMFVVGLFYLLTSTNDSSSVEVAKLTGLIETANAASDNSVISADFYADVPVASISDPIVLNIVPAVPQYYVALSVLGIIMTLLILNWFSRTRN
- a CDS encoding prephenate dehydrogenase, which codes for MTKIAIFGVGLIGGSLALCFKGKPGITVVGHSVRESSAAKYVERGVVDYATTSLREAAEGADFIFLCVPVGSLEQYVNDLSQLDLKPGCIITDVGSTKASVAASARQARLGEAVFIGGHPMAGSERSGVEAASLYLFENAFYVLTPEAGTPQSYIDKLTDLLAYTKAHIVHVRPDEHDEIVGAISHLPHIIAVALVNLVRGYSENNSLYAVLAAGGFRDITRIASSEPVVWRDILVNNRTVLLQLLSEWQAGTSAFIDMLQNENGDAIEQAFKESGQFRSQLPERRKGMIHSVYECYIDVPDHPGIIGHVATELGNDTINLSNIQIIESREDVPGVLRLSFRTQEDLDRAVRKLGEIGYSVHF